One segment of Coffea arabica cultivar ET-39 chromosome 7c, Coffea Arabica ET-39 HiFi, whole genome shotgun sequence DNA contains the following:
- the LOC140010297 gene encoding uncharacterized protein — protein MARTRSKRTAESTGPGGGEGFPQKEIAASRGAGGSALSGEWRQQIFQFVTENLPMLEDIIRQTKEGERAGGAQTSKAKGKEKELPPDPSEDESRDQPPRRKRPRTPPRPRASVVGDSERYSRDRSARSHPRDPSPRKPTRNGFERSPARSVKSRPRDPLYLDPARDELEQILRPRPYEDNYATSPFTREIEDYPLPRRFKIPSIEMYDASTDPEDHLSVFLTHMRLQTVADEVRCKTFPMFLKGKARLWFQGLKPGSIGSFPELARQFAAQFVSSKVYARNATHLMSIRQRPDESLKNFMTRFNAESLQVRDRDEKVVMAAFTNGLRVEEFFYDLAKKPPVHLEELLRRAHEAANAEEAGRLKKESDRELGNRRGRTNPPENKDTPSKKNVFDRLSKEKAPALPPLPEKTYTPLTRPRAQILAVMEAEGLGDRPPKMGTPRNKRNQDRYCAFHRDVGHDTEGCWALRKEIEDLIQRGLLGRFVRRPGQEPGRSHYGDMQEVRRRDRPERRDAPRGHSPDQDTQNLAGVINTIAGGPTGGDSHAARKNKRPPPEGDDSSKRLRMDEEITFGPRDAVPLVSGNHEAIVIDIVTNNYRVKKVYVDQGSAVDIMFYRVFKELGLRDDQLTPVRTPLVGFTGPPISSEGMITLMVTVGQAPKCRTVPVNFVVVRQPSPYNVFLGRPALNALRAVSSTYHLSVKFPTPGGIAEVHGDPEVARACNLATLRGQEKVVAQTTCLEPYIPGDEAQLLGTQDEIEEFPLRKERPDQVIRIGALLPADEKEGLKALLREYSQVFAWTVDDMPGIPTDLAVHHLDVDPHFKPVKQKKRSFAPERNEVIRAEVGKLLESKIILEVYYPTWLANPVLVKKEDLTWRMCVDFTDLNKACSKDCFPLPRIDRLVDSTVGFDVLCFLDAFKGYHQIEMAEEDRDKTSFITEEGTYCYRTMPFGLKNAGTTYQRLVNKLFQNQVGRSMEVYVDDMIVKSRTDQRLIPDLREVLDILLKSRMRLNPKKCTFGVRSGRFLRFLVSRDGIRANPDKLQALMDMAPPRSVKEVQRLTGRMAALNRFLSRSAVRGLPFFRVLKAPKDFHWTEECQKAFIDLKIYLAELPSLTAPEPGETLFLYLSACNEAVSAVLVREDGGLRGRCIT, from the coding sequence ATGGCCAGGACGCGATCCAAGCGCACGGCAGAGAGCACCGGCCCTGGGGGCGGTGAGGGGTTCCCGCAGAAAGAGATTGCGGCGTCCCGAGGCGCCGGGGGCTCAGCCCTTTCAGGGGAGTGGAGGCAGCAGATCTTCCAGTTTGTGACGGAGAACCTCCCCATGCTGGAGGATATAATCCGTCAGACGAAAGAGGGAGAGAGGGCTGGGGGTGcgcagacctccaaggccaaggGGAAGGAGAAGGAGTTACCCCCTGATCCTTCGGAGGACGAGTCGCGGGACCAACCCCCTAGGAGGAAGCGCCCCCGAACTCCTCCCCGCCCCCGAGCCTCGGTGGTCGGGGATAGCGAGAGGTATTCCCGCGACAGGTCCGCGAGGAGCCATCCCAGAGACCCCTCTCCGAGGAAGCCCACACGGAATGGGTTCGAGCGTTCCCCGGCTCGGTCTGTCAAGAGCCGGCCCCGTGACCCCCTTTATCTGGACCCTGCTCGAGATGAGCTCGAGCAGATCTTGAGGCCCCGGCCATACGAGGACAACTATGCAACCTCGCCTTTTACCCGGGAGATAGAGGACTACCCCCTACCCCGGAGGTTTAAGATTCCGAGCATCGAGATGTACGATGCCTCTACGGACCCAGAGGACCACCTCTCGGTCTTCTTGACGCATATGCGCCTGCAAACCGTCGCGGATGAGGTCCGCTGCAAGACCTTCCCCATGTTCCTAAAGGGGAAGGCGCGGCTCTGGTTCCAGGGGTTGAAACCGGGGTCTATAGGGAGCTTTCCCGAGCTGGCTCGGCAGTTTGCGGCCCAGTTCGTCTCCTCGAAGGTTTACGCGAGGAACGCAACCCACCTGATGTCCATCAGGCAAAGGCCCGACGAGTCACTGAAGAATTTCATGACCCGCTTCAATGCGGAGAGTTTGCAGGTCAGGGACAGGGATGAAAAAGTGGTGATGGCTGCCTTCACGAACGGGCTCAGGGTAGAAGAGTTTTTCTACGACCTGGCCAAGAAGCCCCCCGTGCACCTGGAAGAGCTCCTTCGCAGGGCGCACGAGGCTGCTAATGCGGAGGAGGCAGGTCGTCTGAAGAAGGAGTCAGATCGGGAGCTCGGGAATCGGAGAGGTCGGACAAACCCCCCGGAGAACAAGGACACCCCGTCCAAGAAAAACGTCTTCGACCGGCTCTCGAAGGAGAAGGCCCCTGCTCTGCCGCCACTCCCAGAGAAGACCTACACCCCTCTAACACGGCCCAGAGCTCAGATCTTGGCCGTTATGGAGGCGGAAGGACTAGGAGATCGGCCGCCAAAAATGGGGACGCCCCGAAACAAAAGGAACCAGGACAGGTACTGCGCCTTTCACCGCGACGTGGGACACGACACGGAGGGATGCTGGGCCCTGCGTAAGGAGATAGAAGACCTGATCCAGCGCGGCCTTTTAGGGCGGTTCGTGCGCCGACCAGGTCAGGAGCCCGGGCGCAGCCACTACGGAGACATGCAAGAGGTTCGGCGTCGGGACCGCCCAGAGCGGCGCGACGCTCCTCGGGGCCACTCTCCCGACCAGGACACCCAGAACCTGGCGGGGGTGATAAACACCATTGCCGGAGGTCCCACAGGGGGGGACAGCCATGCAGCTCGGAAGAACAAGCGACCACCCCCCGAAGGGGACGATTCCTCGAAGCGCTTGCGCATGGACGAGGAGATCACCTTCGGGCCAAGGGATGCGGTCCCCCTGGTTTCTGGGAACCATGAGGCCATCGTGATAGACATTGTCACCAACAACTATCGGGTGAAGAAGGTATATGTCGACCAGGGTAGTGCGGTCGACATCATGTTCTACAGGGTGTTCAAGGAGCTCGGATTAAGGGATGACCAGCTCACCCCGGTCCGGACACCTCTGGTGGGATTTACCGGACCACCCATCAGCTCAGAAGGGATGATCACCCTGATGGTCACAGTAGGACAGGCTCCCAAATGCCGGACTGTTCCCGTCAACTTCGTGGTGGTCAGGCAGCCGTCCCCGTACAATGTGTTCCTGGGGAGGCCTGCCTTGAACGCCCTCCGGGCTGTTTCCTCCACTTACCACCTCAGCGTCAAGTTCCCTACCCCGGGAGGGATAGCCGAGGTGCACGGCGACCCGGAGGTAGCCAGGGCTTGTAACCTAGCCACACTCCGGGGGCAGGAAAAGGTGGTCGCCCAAACAACCTGTTTGGAGCCCTACATCCCAGGGGATGAGGCCCAACTGCTGGGCACCCAGGATGAGATTGAGGAGTTTCCCTTGAGGAAGGAACGTCCCGACCAGGTCATCCGCATCGGGGCATTGCTGCCAGCGGACGAGAAGGAAGGCTTGAAGGCCTTATTGAGGGAGTACTCCCAGGTCTTCGCATGGACGGTGGATGACATGCCCGGGATCCCTACGGACCTAGCCGTTCATCACCTCGACGTGGACCCTCACTTCAAGCCagtaaagcaaaagaaaaggagtttcGCCCCCGAGAGAAATGAGGTGATCAGGGCAGAGGTCGGCAAGTTGTTGGAATCCAAGATCATCCTGGAGGTCTACTACCCGACCTGGCTGGCCAACCCCGTCCTGGTCAAGAAGGAGGACCTGACCTGGAGGATGTGTGTAGACTTCACAGACCTTAACAAAGCCTGCTCAAAGGACTGCTTTCCCCTGCCTCGAATTGACAGGTTAGTAGATTCTACTGTGGGCTTTGACGTTTTATGCTTTCTGGATGCCTTTAAGGGATATCACCAGATAGAGATGGCCGAGGAGGACCGGGACAAGACCTCCTTCATCACCGAGGAGGGAACCTACTGCTACAGGACCATGCCCTTCGGATTGAAGAACGCGGGAACAACTTACCAGCGCCTGGTGAACAAGTTATTCCAAAACCAGGTCGGCAGGAGCATGGAGGTTTATGTGGACGACATGATCGTCAAAAGTCGAACTGACCAGCGCCTCATACCCGACCTGCGGGAGGTCCTAGACATCCTACTGAAGAGCCGGATGCGCCTAAATCCGAAGAAGTGCACTTTTGGGGTCAGATCGGGAAGGTTTCTCCGTTTCCTGGTGTCCCGAGACGGAATCCGGGCCAACCCGGATAAACTCCAGGCCCTCATGGACATGGCCCCTCCGAGGAGCGTGAAGGAAGTCCAACGGCTAACAGGAAGGATGGCCGCCCTGAATAGGTTCCTCTCGCGCTCCGCGGTCCGGGGCCTGCCCTTCTTCCGAGTACTGAAAGCGCCGAAGGACTTCCACTGGACTGAGGAGTGCCAGAAGGCCTTCATCGACCTAAAAATCTACTTGGCCGAGCTACCATCTTTGACAGCCCCAGAGCCGGGGGAGACCTTATTCCTATACCTATCCGCCTGCAACGAGGCCGTCAGCGCGGTCCTGGTGCGGGAGGATGGGGGGCTCAGAGGCCGGTGTATTACGTAA
- the LOC113698125 gene encoding uncharacterized protein isoform X3 — protein MTIFTGFTANTNKLYRSCRPAHSICAHYYVINSFYPAMTGSRWLGSRTESTPSEFRGPNAYDLLGVSQTSSLAEIKASFHKLAKETHPDLADSHTYSSASNRFIQILAAYEILSDCERRAHYDQYLLSQRVLFQRLPGQGSDIFTYESHRTPAGQMEVVEWLKWYRYAVIEILSEKRVVIGSGYLDVLERDFYSAMHTAYYGPEIECSDLLPDCFEAEERSHCCTPEVLHLVFGRDLFGMVRITNQIPEISHAKRENLTSFASDLSESIQYADDLKNSSVTDGGTYQKQATESCYNTSDTYKNLELCIGGRLIAVARRDPPQSLEGKQNKEDSIHVYLTSHDDSVARSQVSGEFNDVDFSVGYRIPLGTITGLGTSPDEGSCYVYDKSGAKTHIIMKHRTLLVKHMHWYRVGDKASMCECRCTRARLPPSKFWLFEPRCGMHDIGGWYVETYGDSIQQCICLLLPIEV, from the exons ATGACGATTTTTACTGGATTCACCGCGAATACTAATAAACTGTACCGTTCTTGCCGACCGGCTCATTCAATTTGTGCTCACTATTACGTTATTAATTCTTTTTATCCAGCTATGACCGGAAGCCGGTGGCTAGGTTCCAGAACTGAGTCTACTCCATCAGAGTTCCGGGGACCAAACGCCTACGATTTGCTCGGAGTTTCGCAGACAAGCTCATTAGCAGAAATCAAAGCTTCCTTTCATAAATTAGCCAAGGAGACCCACCCTGACCTTGCCGACTCACACACCTACTCTTCTGCCTCCAATCGGTTCATCCAAATTCTCGCTGCTTATGAG ATACTCTCAGATTGTGAGAGGAGGGCGCACTACGATCAATATCTATTGTCTCAAAGGGTGCTATTTCAAAGACTTCCTGGGCAGGGATCAGATATTTTTACCTATGAATCACACAGAACACCAGCTGGGCAGATGGAAGTTGTTGAATGGTTGAAATGGTATAGATATGCTGTAATTGAGATTTTATCAGAGAAAAGGGTGGTCATAGGATCAGGATACCTTGATGTATTGGAGAGGGATTTCTATTCGGCAATGCATACAGCATATTATGGCCCAGAGATTGAGTGCTCAGATCTTCTTCCTGATTGTTTTGAAGCTGAGGAGAGGTCTCATTGTTGCACTCCTGAGGTGCTGCACTTGGTGTTCGGGCGAGATCTCTTTGGAATGGTTCGTATTACCAACCAGATTCCTGAAATATCGCATGCTAAAAGGGAAAACTTGACATCTTTTGCATCAGATTTGTCTGAATCCATTCAGTATGCTGATGATCTAAAGAACTCCAGTGTAACTGATGGGGGCACTTACCAGAAGCAAGCAACTGAATCTTGTTACAATACCTCGGATACATATAAAAATCTTGAATTATGTATAGGAGGAAGGCTGATTGCTGTGGCCAGAAGAGATCCACCACAGAGCTTAGAAGGGAAACAGAACAAAGAGGATAGTATTCATGTTTATCTCACTTCACATGATGACTCTGTGGCTAGGAGTCAGGTGTCTGGCGAGTTTAATGATGTGGATTTTTCAGTTGGATACAGGATTCCACTGGGAACAATAACTGGACTTGGGACCAGCCCGGATGAAGGATCATGCTATGTCTATGATAAGAGTGGTGCAAAAACCCATATTATCATGAAGCACAGAACTTTGCTC GTAAAACACATGCATTGGTATCGAGTAGGAGATAAAGCTTCAATGTGTGAATGTAGATGCACCAGGGCTCGGTTGCCGCCAAGCAA
- the LOC113698125 gene encoding uncharacterized protein isoform X4 — MTIFTGFTANTNKLYRSCRPAHSICAHYYVINSFYPAMTGSRWLGSRTESTPSEFRGPNAYDLLGVSQTSSLAEIKASFHKLAKETHPDLADSHTYSSASNRFIQILAAYEILSDCERRAHYDQYLLSQRVLFQRLPGQGSDIFTYESHRTPAGQMEVVEWLKWYRYAVIEILSEKRVVIGSGYLDVLERDFYSAMHTAYYGPEIECSDLLPDCFEAEERSHCCTPEVLHLVFGRDLFGMVRITNQIPEISHAKRENLTSFASDLSESIQYADDLKNSSVTDGGTYQKQATESCYNTSDTYKNLELCIGGRLIAVARRDPPQSLEGKQNKEDSIHVYLTSHDDSVARSQVSGEFNDVDFSVGYRIPLGTITGLGTSPDEGSCYVYDKSGAKTHIIMKHRTLLIIAVEAFKGQKAQVSSLCMQLTA, encoded by the exons ATGACGATTTTTACTGGATTCACCGCGAATACTAATAAACTGTACCGTTCTTGCCGACCGGCTCATTCAATTTGTGCTCACTATTACGTTATTAATTCTTTTTATCCAGCTATGACCGGAAGCCGGTGGCTAGGTTCCAGAACTGAGTCTACTCCATCAGAGTTCCGGGGACCAAACGCCTACGATTTGCTCGGAGTTTCGCAGACAAGCTCATTAGCAGAAATCAAAGCTTCCTTTCATAAATTAGCCAAGGAGACCCACCCTGACCTTGCCGACTCACACACCTACTCTTCTGCCTCCAATCGGTTCATCCAAATTCTCGCTGCTTATGAG ATACTCTCAGATTGTGAGAGGAGGGCGCACTACGATCAATATCTATTGTCTCAAAGGGTGCTATTTCAAAGACTTCCTGGGCAGGGATCAGATATTTTTACCTATGAATCACACAGAACACCAGCTGGGCAGATGGAAGTTGTTGAATGGTTGAAATGGTATAGATATGCTGTAATTGAGATTTTATCAGAGAAAAGGGTGGTCATAGGATCAGGATACCTTGATGTATTGGAGAGGGATTTCTATTCGGCAATGCATACAGCATATTATGGCCCAGAGATTGAGTGCTCAGATCTTCTTCCTGATTGTTTTGAAGCTGAGGAGAGGTCTCATTGTTGCACTCCTGAGGTGCTGCACTTGGTGTTCGGGCGAGATCTCTTTGGAATGGTTCGTATTACCAACCAGATTCCTGAAATATCGCATGCTAAAAGGGAAAACTTGACATCTTTTGCATCAGATTTGTCTGAATCCATTCAGTATGCTGATGATCTAAAGAACTCCAGTGTAACTGATGGGGGCACTTACCAGAAGCAAGCAACTGAATCTTGTTACAATACCTCGGATACATATAAAAATCTTGAATTATGTATAGGAGGAAGGCTGATTGCTGTGGCCAGAAGAGATCCACCACAGAGCTTAGAAGGGAAACAGAACAAAGAGGATAGTATTCATGTTTATCTCACTTCACATGATGACTCTGTGGCTAGGAGTCAGGTGTCTGGCGAGTTTAATGATGTGGATTTTTCAGTTGGATACAGGATTCCACTGGGAACAATAACTGGACTTGGGACCAGCCCGGATGAAGGATCATGCTATGTCTATGATAAGAGTGGTGCAAAAACCCATATTATCATGAAGCACAGAACTTTGCTC ATAATTGCTGTTGAAGCTTTTAAGGGACAAAAGGCCCAGGTTTCAAGTCTTTGTATGCAACTGACAGCTTGA
- the LOC113698125 gene encoding uncharacterized protein isoform X2 — MTIFTGFTANTNKLYRSCRPAHSICAHYYVINSFYPAMTGSRWLGSRTESTPSEFRGPNAYDLLGVSQTSSLAEIKASFHKLAKETHPDLADSHTYSSASNRFIQILAAYEILSDCERRAHYDQYLLSQRVLFQRLPGQGSDIFTYESHRTPAGQMEVVEWLKWYRYAVIEILSEKRVVIGSGYLDVLERDFYSAMHTAYYGPEIECSDLLPDCFEAEERSHCCTPEVLHLVFGRDLFGMVRITNQIPEISHAKRENLTSFASDLSESIQYADDLKNSSVTDGGTYQKQATESCYNTSDTYKNLELCIGGRLIAVARRDPPQSLEGKQNKEDSIHVYLTSHDDSVARSQVSGEFNDVDFSVGYRIPLGTITGLGTSPDEGSCYVYDKSGAKTHIIMKHRTLLVKHMHWYRVGDKASMCECRCTRARLPPSKRLHPAMYLLALAYRSLDIEDARRRKKTVKDIIETKMFRILSWCKKLA; from the exons ATGACGATTTTTACTGGATTCACCGCGAATACTAATAAACTGTACCGTTCTTGCCGACCGGCTCATTCAATTTGTGCTCACTATTACGTTATTAATTCTTTTTATCCAGCTATGACCGGAAGCCGGTGGCTAGGTTCCAGAACTGAGTCTACTCCATCAGAGTTCCGGGGACCAAACGCCTACGATTTGCTCGGAGTTTCGCAGACAAGCTCATTAGCAGAAATCAAAGCTTCCTTTCATAAATTAGCCAAGGAGACCCACCCTGACCTTGCCGACTCACACACCTACTCTTCTGCCTCCAATCGGTTCATCCAAATTCTCGCTGCTTATGAG ATACTCTCAGATTGTGAGAGGAGGGCGCACTACGATCAATATCTATTGTCTCAAAGGGTGCTATTTCAAAGACTTCCTGGGCAGGGATCAGATATTTTTACCTATGAATCACACAGAACACCAGCTGGGCAGATGGAAGTTGTTGAATGGTTGAAATGGTATAGATATGCTGTAATTGAGATTTTATCAGAGAAAAGGGTGGTCATAGGATCAGGATACCTTGATGTATTGGAGAGGGATTTCTATTCGGCAATGCATACAGCATATTATGGCCCAGAGATTGAGTGCTCAGATCTTCTTCCTGATTGTTTTGAAGCTGAGGAGAGGTCTCATTGTTGCACTCCTGAGGTGCTGCACTTGGTGTTCGGGCGAGATCTCTTTGGAATGGTTCGTATTACCAACCAGATTCCTGAAATATCGCATGCTAAAAGGGAAAACTTGACATCTTTTGCATCAGATTTGTCTGAATCCATTCAGTATGCTGATGATCTAAAGAACTCCAGTGTAACTGATGGGGGCACTTACCAGAAGCAAGCAACTGAATCTTGTTACAATACCTCGGATACATATAAAAATCTTGAATTATGTATAGGAGGAAGGCTGATTGCTGTGGCCAGAAGAGATCCACCACAGAGCTTAGAAGGGAAACAGAACAAAGAGGATAGTATTCATGTTTATCTCACTTCACATGATGACTCTGTGGCTAGGAGTCAGGTGTCTGGCGAGTTTAATGATGTGGATTTTTCAGTTGGATACAGGATTCCACTGGGAACAATAACTGGACTTGGGACCAGCCCGGATGAAGGATCATGCTATGTCTATGATAAGAGTGGTGCAAAAACCCATATTATCATGAAGCACAGAACTTTGCTC GTAAAACACATGCATTGGTATCGAGTAGGAGATAAAGCTTCAATGTGTGAATGTAGATGCACCAGGGCTCGGTTGCCGCCAAGCAA